A single Pseudodesulfovibrio aespoeensis Aspo-2 DNA region contains:
- a CDS encoding HD domain-containing protein, which translates to MSAPKTSPPPGHEFRSPLPAPPPVVCDPTLGVPDDSRCMEHWSAFAMLDNVAAHSLVVARVATFLAARARELGMNVDVPTVRASAMLHDIAKSYCIRHGGNHSQLGGAWTVALTGNPAIATGVTHHVCWPFDMDLDKYFTPLAVIYADKRVRHDTLVGIGSRFVDLNDRYGATDFIRERIECTRAQAVELETLLCDTLEVDLNACDFDSGRLV; encoded by the coding sequence TCCCAAGACATCCCCGCCTCCGGGCCACGAGTTCCGCTCGCCGCTGCCCGCCCCGCCGCCCGTGGTCTGCGACCCGACCCTCGGTGTCCCGGACGACAGCCGGTGCATGGAGCACTGGAGCGCCTTTGCCATGCTCGACAATGTGGCCGCCCACAGTCTGGTGGTGGCCCGGGTCGCCACCTTTCTGGCCGCGCGCGCCAGGGAGCTGGGCATGAACGTGGACGTGCCCACCGTGCGCGCCTCGGCCATGCTCCACGACATCGCCAAGTCCTACTGCATCCGCCACGGCGGCAACCACAGCCAGCTCGGCGGCGCGTGGACCGTGGCCCTGACCGGCAACCCGGCCATCGCCACCGGCGTCACCCACCACGTCTGCTGGCCCTTTGACATGGATCTGGACAAATATTTCACGCCGTTGGCAGTCATCTACGCGGACAAGCGGGTCCGCCACGACACGCTGGTTGGCATCGGGTCCCGCTTTGTGGACCTGAACGACCGGTACGGAGCCACCGACTTCATCCGTGAGCGGATCGAGTGCACCAGGGCGCAGGCCGTGGAACTCGAAACCCTGCTCTGCGACACCCTCGAGGTAGACCTGAATGCATGTGATTTTGATAGCGGGCGGCTGGTCTGA
- a CDS encoding D-alanine--D-alanine ligase family protein produces MHVILIAGGWSDEREVSLSGAKKIRTALEELGHRVTFFDPAQDFRHLVRTAREADFAFINLHGTPGEDGLIQAMLDKAGCPYQGAGAAASYLALDKGASKEVFETLGIDTPPWQFITPTQGADTPLALPLPVFVKPNKGGSSLGMSLVRTAGEFPSALSKVFAMCQSALVEIFIPGVELTCAVLGDRPLPLIMITPKAGAPFFDYENKYAADGAEEVCPAPVSDAVTRLVQERMLAAHNALGLTGYSRGDFILAADGTPYLLEINTLPGMTPTSLLPRAAGQVGLSFAALISELIRLGLEERGR; encoded by the coding sequence ATGCATGTGATTTTGATAGCGGGCGGCTGGTCTGACGAACGGGAGGTTTCACTCTCAGGAGCCAAAAAGATTCGGACTGCCCTGGAGGAACTGGGACACCGCGTCACCTTCTTCGACCCGGCGCAGGATTTTCGCCATCTGGTGCGCACCGCGCGCGAGGCGGATTTCGCCTTCATCAACCTGCACGGCACCCCCGGCGAGGACGGCCTGATCCAGGCCATGCTCGACAAGGCGGGCTGCCCGTATCAGGGAGCCGGGGCCGCCGCCTCCTATCTGGCCCTGGACAAGGGGGCGTCCAAAGAGGTCTTCGAGACCCTGGGCATCGACACCCCGCCGTGGCAGTTCATCACCCCCACCCAGGGCGCGGACACGCCGCTGGCGCTGCCGCTGCCGGTTTTCGTCAAGCCCAACAAGGGCGGCTCCAGCCTGGGCATGAGCCTGGTCCGCACTGCCGGGGAGTTCCCCTCGGCCCTTTCGAAAGTCTTTGCCATGTGCCAGTCCGCCCTGGTGGAAATCTTCATTCCCGGCGTGGAGCTGACCTGCGCCGTGCTCGGCGACCGCCCCCTGCCCCTGATCATGATCACGCCCAAGGCGGGCGCGCCCTTTTTCGACTATGAAAACAAATACGCCGCCGACGGGGCCGAGGAGGTCTGTCCCGCGCCCGTGTCCGACGCGGTCACGCGGCTGGTCCAGGAGCGGATGCTCGCGGCCCACAACGCCCTGGGGCTGACCGGCTACAGCCGGGGCGACTTCATCCTGGCCGCAGACGGAACCCCGTACCTGCTTGAAATCAACACCCTGCCGGGCATGACCCCCACCAGCCTGCTGCCGCGCGCCGCCGGGCAGGTGGGCCTCTCCTTTGCCGCCCTGATCAGCGAGCTGATCCGCCTCGGCCTTGAAGAAAGGGGCCGCTAG